From the Limanda limanda chromosome 2, fLimLim1.1, whole genome shotgun sequence genome, one window contains:
- the LOC132995822 gene encoding serum response factor-like isoform X1 → MGTRTGPGRPGVTTGPSSDPGEFSTEVIYSGSDQDSESGDEEDPAGTGGDRRGPAGTGGDRRGVKRERRERDFGRLSAPSSGGQSRAHAGLSPGAPGAKPGKKTRGRVKIKMEFIDNKLRRYTTFSKRKTGIMKKAYELSTLTGTQVLLLVASETGHVYTFATRKLQPMITSETGKALIQTCLNSPDSPPRSDPSSDQRMSATGFEETDLSYQVSEAEGGAEGAKDLFKPVFTLSNLPITTQTTPPASSSPSSSSSSSSVSMQVQGAAPPWQLPASTNGTVVKTSGGVMLPAGFTLMPGGSLPPGTHTIPLTQLQGQSGHTPTLQAPPTQATTLLRLPATVTLASTGGGVSQQLHTVQVQHSQQISTNHSSSDIHSPASSTVSLPVSSSSSSVAGHMMYPGGHTVMYAAPTPGLSDGSLTVLNTFSPTGHAQSHDPGSVPQVFLATLPPAGTQIPVQLHQMVISQQSSSSDLTELQVVSLDVHQSKDD, encoded by the exons ATGGGAACCAGAACCGGACCCGGACGCCCGGGGGTCACGACCGGACCCAGCTCTGACCCCGGAGAGTTCAGCACCGAGGTGATCTACAGCGGCTCGGACCAGGACTCCGAGTCCGGGGACGAGGAGGACCCGGCGGGGACCGGAGGGGACCGGAGAGGACCGGCGGGGACCGGAGGGGACCGGAGGGGGGTGAAGAGGgagcggagggagagggacTTCGGCCGGCTGTCCGCGCCCTCCTCCGGGGGACAGAGCCGGGCTCACGCCGGGCTCAGCCCCGGGGCACCGGGGGCCAAACCCGGCAAGAAGACCCGAGGCAGAGTGAAGATCAAGATGGAGTTCATCGACAACAAGCTGAGGAGGTACACGACCTTCAGCAAGAGGAAGACCGGCATCATGAAGAAG GCGTACGAGCTGTCCACGCTGACCGGGAcccaggtgctgctgctggtcgcCAGCGAGACGGGTCACGTGTACACGTTCGCCACCAGGAAGCTGCAGCCCATGATCACCTCGGAGACGGGCAAGGCTCTGATCCAGACCTGCCTCAACTCGCCGGACTCGCCCCCCCGCTCAGACCCCTCCTCCGACCAGAGGATGAGCGCCACGGGCTTCGAGGAGACCGACCTCAGCTACCAGGTGTCGGAGGCGGAGGGAGGCGCGGAGGGCGCCAAG gaTCTGTTCAAACCAGTCTTCACCTTGTCCAACCTGCCCATCACCACACAGACCACGccccctgcctcctcttcaccttcctcctcctcctcttcctcctctgtgtccatGCAGGTGCAAGGCGCTGCCCCCCCCTGGCAGCTGCCCGCCTCCACTAACGGGACCGTGGTGAAGACGTCGGGGGGGGTCATGCTTCCTGCAGGCTTCACCTTGATGCCAG GTGGCTCGCTGCCCCCCGGCACACACACCATCCCCCTCACGCAGCTGCAGGGCCAGTCGGGCCACACCCCCACGCTgcaggctccgcccacacagGCCACCACGCTGCTCCGCCTTCCCGCCACTGTGACGCTCGCCAGCACAG GGGGCGGAGTCTCTCAGCAGCTGCATACTGTCCAGGTtcagcacagtcagcagatctccaccaatcacagcagcTCGGACATCCacagccccgcctcctccacaG tcagtcttcctgtctcctcctcctcctcctcagtagCCGGTCACATGATGTACCCCGGTGGTCACACGGTGATGTACGCCGCCCCGACGCCCGGCCTCAGTGACGGCAGCCTCACCGTCCTCAACACCTTCTCCCCGACAGGTCACGCCCAGTCACATGACCCCG GCTCTGTCCCGCAGGTCTTCCTCGCCACGCTGCCTCCGGCCGGGACGCAGATCCCAGTTCAGCTCCATCAG atggTCATCagtcagcagagcagcagcagtgacctgACGGAGCTGCAGGTCGTCAGTCTGGACGTCCACCAATCAAAAGACGACTGA
- the eif4a3 gene encoding eukaryotic initiation factor 4A-III, translating into MAAVGVQSRKRLLKDEDMTKVEFETSEEVDVTPTFDTMGLREDLLRGIYAYGFEKPSAIQQRAIKQIIKGRDVIAQSQSGTGKTATFCVSVLQCLDIQVRETQALILAPTRELAGQIQKVLLALGDYMNVQCHACIGGTNVGEDIRKLDYGQHVVAGTPGRVFDMIRRRSLRTRAIKMLVLDEADEMLNKGFKEQIYDVYRYLPPATQVCLISATLPHEILEMTNKFMTDPIRILVKRDELTLEGIKQFFVAVEREEWKFDTLCDLYDTLTITQAVIFCNTKRKVDWLTEKMREANFTVSSMHGDMPQKERESIMKEFRSGASRVLISTDVWARGLDVPQVSLIINYDLPNNRELYIHRIGRSGRYGRKGVAINFVKNDDIRILRDIEQYYSTQIDEMPMNVADLI; encoded by the exons ATGGCTGCCGTCGGGGTTCAGAGCCGGAAGAGGCTCCTGAAGGACGAGGACATGACCAAGGTGGAGTTCGAGACCAGCGAGGAGGTGGACGTCACCCCCACCTTCGACACCATGGGCCTGCGGGAGGACCTTCTCCGCGGCATCTACGCCTACG ggttTGAGAAACCATCTGCCATCCAGCAGCGAGCCATCAAGCAGATCATTAAAGGCAGAGACGTCATCGCTCA GTCTCAGTCTGGAACCGGAAAGACGGCGAcgttctgtgtgtctgtgctgcagtgtcTGGACATCCAG GTGAGGGAGACCCAGGCGCTGATCCTCGCTCCAACCAGAGAGCTGGCCGGACAGATTCAGAAG GTGCTACTGGCTCTGGGAGACTACATGAACGTCCAGTGTCACGCCTGCATCGGAGGAACCAACGTGGGGGAGGACATCAGGAAGCTGGACTACGGCCAGCACGTGGTGGCGGGGACACCAGGACGAGTGTTTG aTATGATTCGTCGCAGGAGTCTGAGGACGAGAGCCATCAAGATGCTGGTGCTGGACGAAGCCGACGAGATGCTCAACAAAG GTTTTAAGGAGCAGATCTACGATGTGTATCGTTACCTGCCCCCCGCCACACAGGTGTGTCTGATCAGTGCCACGCTGCCGCATGAGATCCTGGAGATGACCAACAAGTTCATGACCGACCCCATTCGCATCCTGGTCAAACG TGATGAGTTGACTCTCGAGGGGATTAAACAGTTCTTCGTGGccgtggagagagaggagtggaagTTCGACACTCTGTGTGATCTGTACGACACGCTGACCATCACACAGGCCGTCATCTTCTGTAACACCAAGAGAAAG gtggaCTGGCTCACAGAGAAGATGAGAGAGGCCAACTTCACCGTGTCGTCGATGCACGGAGACATGcctcagaaagagagagagtccaTCATGAAGGAGTTCCGATCAGGAGCCAG TCGCGTGTTGATCTCCACGGATGTTTGGGCTCGAGGTTTAGACGTCCCTCAGGTTTCTCTGATCATCAACTACGACCTGCCCAACAACAGAGAGCTCTACATCCACAG GATCGGTCGATCTGGTCGTTATGGTCGTAAAGGTGTGGCCATTAACTTCGTAAAGAACGACGACATCCGTATCCTGAGAGACATCGAGCAGTACTACTCCACCCAGATCGACGAGATGCCCATGAACG TTGCTGACCTGATCTGA
- the LOC132995822 gene encoding serum response factor-like isoform X2 yields the protein MGTRTGPGRPGVTTGPSSDPGEFSTEVIYSGSDQDSESGDEEDPAGTGGDRRGPAGTGGDRRGVKRERRERDFGRLSAPSSGGQSRAHAGLSPGAPGAKPGKKTRGRVKIKMEFIDNKLRRYTTFSKRKTGIMKKAYELSTLTGTQVLLLVASETGHVYTFATRKLQPMITSETGKALIQTCLNSPDSPPRSDPSSDQRMSATGFEETDLSYQVSEAEGGAEGAKDLFKPVFTLSNLPITTQTTPPASSSPSSSSSSSSVSMQVQGAAPPWQLPASTNGTVVKTSGGVMLPAGFTLMPGGSLPPGTHTIPLTQLQGQSGHTPTLQAPPTQATTLLRLPATVTLASTGGGVSQQLHTVQVQHSQQISTNHSSSDIHSPASSTVSLPVSSSSSSVAGHMMYPGGHTVMYAAPTPGLSDGSLTVLNTFSPTGHAQSHDPVVYLT from the exons ATGGGAACCAGAACCGGACCCGGACGCCCGGGGGTCACGACCGGACCCAGCTCTGACCCCGGAGAGTTCAGCACCGAGGTGATCTACAGCGGCTCGGACCAGGACTCCGAGTCCGGGGACGAGGAGGACCCGGCGGGGACCGGAGGGGACCGGAGAGGACCGGCGGGGACCGGAGGGGACCGGAGGGGGGTGAAGAGGgagcggagggagagggacTTCGGCCGGCTGTCCGCGCCCTCCTCCGGGGGACAGAGCCGGGCTCACGCCGGGCTCAGCCCCGGGGCACCGGGGGCCAAACCCGGCAAGAAGACCCGAGGCAGAGTGAAGATCAAGATGGAGTTCATCGACAACAAGCTGAGGAGGTACACGACCTTCAGCAAGAGGAAGACCGGCATCATGAAGAAG GCGTACGAGCTGTCCACGCTGACCGGGAcccaggtgctgctgctggtcgcCAGCGAGACGGGTCACGTGTACACGTTCGCCACCAGGAAGCTGCAGCCCATGATCACCTCGGAGACGGGCAAGGCTCTGATCCAGACCTGCCTCAACTCGCCGGACTCGCCCCCCCGCTCAGACCCCTCCTCCGACCAGAGGATGAGCGCCACGGGCTTCGAGGAGACCGACCTCAGCTACCAGGTGTCGGAGGCGGAGGGAGGCGCGGAGGGCGCCAAG gaTCTGTTCAAACCAGTCTTCACCTTGTCCAACCTGCCCATCACCACACAGACCACGccccctgcctcctcttcaccttcctcctcctcctcttcctcctctgtgtccatGCAGGTGCAAGGCGCTGCCCCCCCCTGGCAGCTGCCCGCCTCCACTAACGGGACCGTGGTGAAGACGTCGGGGGGGGTCATGCTTCCTGCAGGCTTCACCTTGATGCCAG GTGGCTCGCTGCCCCCCGGCACACACACCATCCCCCTCACGCAGCTGCAGGGCCAGTCGGGCCACACCCCCACGCTgcaggctccgcccacacagGCCACCACGCTGCTCCGCCTTCCCGCCACTGTGACGCTCGCCAGCACAG GGGGCGGAGTCTCTCAGCAGCTGCATACTGTCCAGGTtcagcacagtcagcagatctccaccaatcacagcagcTCGGACATCCacagccccgcctcctccacaG tcagtcttcctgtctcctcctcctcctcctcagtagCCGGTCACATGATGTACCCCGGTGGTCACACGGTGATGTACGCCGCCCCGACGCCCGGCCTCAGTGACGGCAGCCTCACCGTCCTCAACACCTTCTCCCCGACAGGTCACGCCCAGTCACATGACCCCG TTGTGTACTTGACTTGA
- the soul4 gene encoding heme-binding protein soul4: MALISLEDLAGLDDEQLDDDITDNPEPMDEEDRDRLLSHWQAVASTHQVSVPQEMTGPIQEMTRNRQQREPLPFTTISCHEKMGEVLWEERVYPAGHWACVTRGEDLYEQSISNGFMKLMRFICKENSAGRYLGMTVPVINNIHLKEGGATFNKEIQTSFFLPAEFQTSTPPQPCDPDITVVHREPMRVIARTFLGTTTEETVARQIALFWEILGVNDDLHRSSYMVAAYDNPGVPRRRNEIWFIRRHL, from the exons atGGCTCTCATCTCTCTGGAAGACCTCGCTGGATTGGACGACGAGCAGTTggatgatgacatcactgacaACCCCGAGCCAATGGATGAAGAGGATAGAGACAGGCTGCTGTCCCATTGGCAGGCGGTGGCCAGTACCCACCAGGTGTCTGTACCCCAGG AAATGACAGGACCCATACAGGAGATGACCCGCAACCGCCAGCAGAGGGAGCCCCTCCCCTTCACCACGATATCCTGCCATGAAAAG ATGGGGGAGGTGCTGTGGGAGGAGCGGGTGTACCCGGCGGGACACTGGGCGTGTGTGACCCGAGGAGAGGATCTGTACGAGCAGAGCATCTCCAACGGCTTCATGAAACTGATGCGCTTCATCTGTAAAGAGAACTCTGCAG GTCGATACCTGGGGATGACGGTGCCGGTCATCAATAACATCCACCTGAAAGAGGGCGGAGCCACGTTCAACAAAGAGATCCAGACGTCGTTCTTCCTGCCGGCTGAGTTCCAGAccagcacccccccccagccctgCGACCCCGACATCACCGTCGTCCACAGAGAGCCAATGAGAGTCATCGCCAG gaCGTTCTTGGGGACGACCACAGAGGAGACGGTGGCGCGGCAGATCGCTCTGTTTTGGGAAATCCTCGGCGTTAACGACGACCTTCACAGAAGCAGCTACATGGTCGCTGCGTACGACAACCCCGGGGTACCGCGGCGCCGGAACGAGATCTGGTTCATAAGACGCCACCTGTAG